A stretch of the Phyllopteryx taeniolatus isolate TA_2022b chromosome 5, UOR_Ptae_1.2, whole genome shotgun sequence genome encodes the following:
- the ppfibp1b gene encoding liprin-beta-1b isoform X2, with amino-acid sequence MMADASDMLAAALEQMDGIIAGSKALDYSNGLFDCQSPSSPFMGNLRALHLLEDLRGILELLDNDGRNSLRCQIPDSTAESLVEWLQGRLSNGHLSMGGGDHYQERLTRLESDKESLVLQVSVLTDQVDAQGEKIRDLDFCLDEHREKLNTTEEMLQQELMCRTALETQKLELVSELSNLKLKLNSFQTERLEFDERFRDSEDLIVEMNELRYRLTELESEKQQYEKKLKTTKEEIVILRRELEGKDGEMGTLKDETGFKAMALSSADPTERDETLRKRLKEKHVEVQRMKKAVESLMVANEQKDHKIEDLKQSLMRYKKVQDMVMSVQGKKDNPNDNEHAESPTDVSTSCLSSNQVYVDKNVLTDAEEQRKIADELEILNGLCDDVSTTSSPSDPEQVTESAPSDIHSSQHTSKSVSHELVERSKNEKNTCEDIIQIGEKPPLSSPAASLMTTEDDSFGSKKARSSFGKGFFKLRGGKKTGSSQNLAETERQGTDHLDLAGLPQRSANSDSTHTLPTTPEGKKKSKGIKKLFGKLKRSQSTTFNLDDNPPVGDFKRGGVRATAGPRLGWSRDFQRVNNDVDAPFARWPKDQVCDWLQEQGLGLYVNMARVWISSGQTLLQASQQDLERELGIKHPLHRKKLQLALQALGSEEEDNKGKLDYNWVTRWLDDIGLPQYKTQFDEGRVDGRMLHYMTVDDLLSMKVGSVLHHLSIKRAIQVLRLNNYEPNCLRRRPSDENNISPAEISQWTNHRVMEWLRSADLAEYAPNLRGSGVHGGLMVLEPRFNVETMALLLNIPPNKTLLRRHLATHFNLLIGSEAQQLKQECLENPDYTLLTATTKVKPRKLSFGNFGSLRKKRQEESEEYVCPMDVEMPKGRSFQKGFELQIYEDDLDRLDHMDDSEGTVRQIGAFSEGIQNLTSMLKEDEFFKEMSNSPNLSVTDDDSTA; translated from the exons ATGATGGCGGATGCCAGCGACATGTTGGCAGCTGCTCTTGAGCAGATGGATGGCATTATAGCAG GATCCAAGGCTCTTGACTACTCCAATGGGTTGTTTGACTGTCAGTCGCCCAGCTCTCCTTTCATGGGCAATTTACGGGCTCTTCACCTTTTGGAAGACCTAAGAGGCATTCTGGAGCTGCTGGACAATGATGGACGGAACAGTCTTCGCTGCCAGATCCCTGACTCCACAGCTGAAAGTCTGGTCGAGTGGCTCCAGGGTCGCCTG TCCAACGGGCACCTCTCGATGGGAGGTGGTGACCACTACCAGGAGAGGCTTACCCGACTTGAGAGTGATAAGGAGTCCCTGGTGCTTCAG GTGAGTGTGCTAACAGACCAGGTGGACGCTCAAGGAGAAAAGATTCGGGACCTCGACTTTTGTTTGGATGAGCACAGGGAGAAGCTCAACACAACTGAGGAGATGCTACAGCAG GAACTTATGTGCCGAACAGCCCTCGAGACCCAAAAGCTGGAGCTTGTATCTGAATTGTCCAACCTAAAGTTAAAACTGAATTCCTTCCAGACAGAGAGACTGGAGTTTGATGAACGATTTCGGGACAGTGAG GATTTAATTGTGGAGATGAATGAATTGCGGTATAGATTGACAGAGCTGGAGAGTGAAAAGCAACAGTATGAAAAGAAACTTAAAACAACAAAG GAGGAGATCGTCATACTGAGAAGGGAGCTGGAGGGCAAAGATGGAGAGATGGGCACACTGAAAGATGAGACGGGCTTCAAAGCCATGGCCTTAAGCAGTGCAGATCCTACAGAGAGAG ATGAAACTCTTAGAAAGAGGCTGAAAGAAAAAC ATGTGGAAGTACAGCGAATGAAGAAGGCAGTTGAATCGTTGATGGTGGCCAATGAACAGAAG GACCATAAGATTGAGGACCTGAAGCAGTCACTGATGAGATACAAGAAAGTTCAGGACATGGTGATGTCAGtacaaggaaaaaaag ATAATCCTAATGATAATGAGCATGCAGAGTCTCCTACTGATGTTTCCACTTCCTGCTTGTCATCAAACCAAGTGTATGTAGACAAAAATGTGCTTACAGATGCTGAAGAGCAAAGGAAGATTGCAGATGAG CTGGAGATCCTTAATGGGCTGTGTGACGATGTTTCAACCACATCCAGCCCTTCTGATCCTGAACAAGTCACAGAATCTGCACCTTCAGATATACATAG CAGTCAACATACAAGCAAGTCTGTCAGCCATGAGCTAGTAGAAAGGAGCAAAAATGAGAAG AATACATGTGAGGACATCATTCAAATAGGTGAGAAGCCACCATTGAGTTCCCCGGCAGCCTCCCTCATGACCACAGAAGACGACAGCTTTGGCTCCAAAAAGGCCCGCTCATCTTTCGGGAAGGGCTTCTTCAAGCTGCGCGGTGGCAAGAAGACCGGAAGCTCCCAGAATCTTG CTGAGACCGAACGCCAAGGCACTGATCACTTAGATCTGGCCGGGCTGCCTCAGAGGTCGGCCAACAGCGACAGCACTCACACACTCCCCACCACCCCAGAGGGCAAGAAGAAGTCTAAAGGAATTAAGAAACTATTTGGCAA GCTTAAGAGAAGCCAGTCCACAACATTTAACCTTGATGACAACCCCCCAGTTGGAGattttaaaagggggggggTGCGAGCCACAGCTGGACCCAGACTAGGTTGGTCTCGGGATTTCCAGCGAGTCAACAA TGACGTGGACGCTCCCTTCGCACGCTGGCCGAAGGACCAGGTGTGTGACTGGCTGCAAGAGCAAGGTCTTGGTCTTTACGTGAACATGGCACGTGTGTGGATCTCTTCTGGACAGACATTGCTTCAGGCCTCCCAACAGGACCTGGAGAGG GAGCTGGGCATCAAACATCCGCTGCACCGGaagaagctgcagctggctcTGCAGGCTCTTGGCTCAGAGGAAGAGGACAACAAGGGAAAGCTGGACTACAACTGGGTGACCA GGTGGCTAGACGACATCGGGCTGCCACAGTATAAGACCCAGTTTGATGAGGGACGTGTCGATGGTCGCATGCTGCACTACATGACTGTG GATGACCTGCTTTCCATGAAGGTGGGGAGCGTCCTGCACCACCTCAGTATCAAGAGAGCCATCCAAGTGCTGCGACTCAACAACTATGAGCCCAACTGCTTGCGACGCAGACCATCTGATGAG AACAATATTTCCCCTGCTGAGATTTCCCAGTGGACCAACCACAGGGTCATGGAGTGGCTGCGCTCTGCAGATCTGGCTGAATATGCTCCCAACCTGAGAGGTAGCGGTGTGCACGGAGGCTTGATG GTTTTGGAGCCAAGGTTTAACGTGGAGACCATGGCACTGTTGTTGAACATCCCTCCCAACAAGACGCTGCTGCGTCGCCACTTGGCCACGCATTTCAACCTGCTTATCGGTTCAGAAGCCCAGCAGCTCAAACAAGAGTGCCTGGAAAACCCAGACTATACTCTGCTGACTGCCACCACCAAGGTCAAG cccaggaaaCTGTCGTTCGGTAACTTCGGCAGTCTGAGGAAGAAAAGACAGGAGGAGAGCGAGGAGTATGTGTGTCCTATGGACGTGGAGATGCCGAAGGGACGAAGTTTTCAAAAAGGCTTTGAGCTCCAGATCTACGAGGATGACCTAGATAGACTGGATCAT aTGGACGACTCTGAGGGAACTGTCAGACAAATTGGAGCTTTCTCCGAGGGAATCCAGAACCTGAcg AGCATGTTGAAAGAAGACGAATTTTTCAAGGAGATGTCGAACTCCCCCAACCTCAGCGTGACAGATGACGACTCCACTGCATGA
- the ppfibp1b gene encoding liprin-beta-1b isoform X1, translating into MMADASDMLAAALEQMDGIIAGSKALDYSNGLFDCQSPSSPFMGNLRALHLLEDLRGILELLDNDGRNSLRCQIPDSTAESLVEWLQGRLSNGHLSMGGGDHYQERLTRLESDKESLVLQVSVLTDQVDAQGEKIRDLDFCLDEHREKLNTTEEMLQQELMCRTALETQKLELVSELSNLKLKLNSFQTERLEFDERFRDSEDLIVEMNELRYRLTELESEKQQYEKKLKTTKEEIVILRRELEGKDGEMGTLKDETGFKAMALSSADPTERDETLRKRLKEKHVEVQRMKKAVESLMVANEQKDHKIEDLKQSLMRYKKVQDMVMSVQGKKDNPNDNEHAESPTDVSTSCLSSNQVYVDKNVLTDAEEQRKIADELEILNGLCDDVSTTSSPSDPEQVTESAPSDIHSSQHTSKSVSHELVERSKNEKNTCEDIIQIGEKPPLSSPAASLMTTEDDSFGSKKARSSFGKGFFKLRGGKKTGSSQNLDRSRSASAPMLAETERQGTDHLDLAGLPQRSANSDSTHTLPTTPEGKKKSKGIKKLFGKLKRSQSTTFNLDDNPPVGDFKRGGVRATAGPRLGWSRDFQRVNNDVDAPFARWPKDQVCDWLQEQGLGLYVNMARVWISSGQTLLQASQQDLERELGIKHPLHRKKLQLALQALGSEEEDNKGKLDYNWVTRWLDDIGLPQYKTQFDEGRVDGRMLHYMTVDDLLSMKVGSVLHHLSIKRAIQVLRLNNYEPNCLRRRPSDENNISPAEISQWTNHRVMEWLRSADLAEYAPNLRGSGVHGGLMVLEPRFNVETMALLLNIPPNKTLLRRHLATHFNLLIGSEAQQLKQECLENPDYTLLTATTKVKPRKLSFGNFGSLRKKRQEESEEYVCPMDVEMPKGRSFQKGFELQIYEDDLDRLDHMDDSEGTVRQIGAFSEGIQNLTSMLKEDEFFKEMSNSPNLSVTDDDSTA; encoded by the exons ATGATGGCGGATGCCAGCGACATGTTGGCAGCTGCTCTTGAGCAGATGGATGGCATTATAGCAG GATCCAAGGCTCTTGACTACTCCAATGGGTTGTTTGACTGTCAGTCGCCCAGCTCTCCTTTCATGGGCAATTTACGGGCTCTTCACCTTTTGGAAGACCTAAGAGGCATTCTGGAGCTGCTGGACAATGATGGACGGAACAGTCTTCGCTGCCAGATCCCTGACTCCACAGCTGAAAGTCTGGTCGAGTGGCTCCAGGGTCGCCTG TCCAACGGGCACCTCTCGATGGGAGGTGGTGACCACTACCAGGAGAGGCTTACCCGACTTGAGAGTGATAAGGAGTCCCTGGTGCTTCAG GTGAGTGTGCTAACAGACCAGGTGGACGCTCAAGGAGAAAAGATTCGGGACCTCGACTTTTGTTTGGATGAGCACAGGGAGAAGCTCAACACAACTGAGGAGATGCTACAGCAG GAACTTATGTGCCGAACAGCCCTCGAGACCCAAAAGCTGGAGCTTGTATCTGAATTGTCCAACCTAAAGTTAAAACTGAATTCCTTCCAGACAGAGAGACTGGAGTTTGATGAACGATTTCGGGACAGTGAG GATTTAATTGTGGAGATGAATGAATTGCGGTATAGATTGACAGAGCTGGAGAGTGAAAAGCAACAGTATGAAAAGAAACTTAAAACAACAAAG GAGGAGATCGTCATACTGAGAAGGGAGCTGGAGGGCAAAGATGGAGAGATGGGCACACTGAAAGATGAGACGGGCTTCAAAGCCATGGCCTTAAGCAGTGCAGATCCTACAGAGAGAG ATGAAACTCTTAGAAAGAGGCTGAAAGAAAAAC ATGTGGAAGTACAGCGAATGAAGAAGGCAGTTGAATCGTTGATGGTGGCCAATGAACAGAAG GACCATAAGATTGAGGACCTGAAGCAGTCACTGATGAGATACAAGAAAGTTCAGGACATGGTGATGTCAGtacaaggaaaaaaag ATAATCCTAATGATAATGAGCATGCAGAGTCTCCTACTGATGTTTCCACTTCCTGCTTGTCATCAAACCAAGTGTATGTAGACAAAAATGTGCTTACAGATGCTGAAGAGCAAAGGAAGATTGCAGATGAG CTGGAGATCCTTAATGGGCTGTGTGACGATGTTTCAACCACATCCAGCCCTTCTGATCCTGAACAAGTCACAGAATCTGCACCTTCAGATATACATAG CAGTCAACATACAAGCAAGTCTGTCAGCCATGAGCTAGTAGAAAGGAGCAAAAATGAGAAG AATACATGTGAGGACATCATTCAAATAGGTGAGAAGCCACCATTGAGTTCCCCGGCAGCCTCCCTCATGACCACAGAAGACGACAGCTTTGGCTCCAAAAAGGCCCGCTCATCTTTCGGGAAGGGCTTCTTCAAGCTGCGCGGTGGCAAGAAGACCGGAAGCTCCCAGAATCTTG ACCGCAGCCGCAGTGCAAGTGCGCCTATGCTAG CTGAGACCGAACGCCAAGGCACTGATCACTTAGATCTGGCCGGGCTGCCTCAGAGGTCGGCCAACAGCGACAGCACTCACACACTCCCCACCACCCCAGAGGGCAAGAAGAAGTCTAAAGGAATTAAGAAACTATTTGGCAA GCTTAAGAGAAGCCAGTCCACAACATTTAACCTTGATGACAACCCCCCAGTTGGAGattttaaaagggggggggTGCGAGCCACAGCTGGACCCAGACTAGGTTGGTCTCGGGATTTCCAGCGAGTCAACAA TGACGTGGACGCTCCCTTCGCACGCTGGCCGAAGGACCAGGTGTGTGACTGGCTGCAAGAGCAAGGTCTTGGTCTTTACGTGAACATGGCACGTGTGTGGATCTCTTCTGGACAGACATTGCTTCAGGCCTCCCAACAGGACCTGGAGAGG GAGCTGGGCATCAAACATCCGCTGCACCGGaagaagctgcagctggctcTGCAGGCTCTTGGCTCAGAGGAAGAGGACAACAAGGGAAAGCTGGACTACAACTGGGTGACCA GGTGGCTAGACGACATCGGGCTGCCACAGTATAAGACCCAGTTTGATGAGGGACGTGTCGATGGTCGCATGCTGCACTACATGACTGTG GATGACCTGCTTTCCATGAAGGTGGGGAGCGTCCTGCACCACCTCAGTATCAAGAGAGCCATCCAAGTGCTGCGACTCAACAACTATGAGCCCAACTGCTTGCGACGCAGACCATCTGATGAG AACAATATTTCCCCTGCTGAGATTTCCCAGTGGACCAACCACAGGGTCATGGAGTGGCTGCGCTCTGCAGATCTGGCTGAATATGCTCCCAACCTGAGAGGTAGCGGTGTGCACGGAGGCTTGATG GTTTTGGAGCCAAGGTTTAACGTGGAGACCATGGCACTGTTGTTGAACATCCCTCCCAACAAGACGCTGCTGCGTCGCCACTTGGCCACGCATTTCAACCTGCTTATCGGTTCAGAAGCCCAGCAGCTCAAACAAGAGTGCCTGGAAAACCCAGACTATACTCTGCTGACTGCCACCACCAAGGTCAAG cccaggaaaCTGTCGTTCGGTAACTTCGGCAGTCTGAGGAAGAAAAGACAGGAGGAGAGCGAGGAGTATGTGTGTCCTATGGACGTGGAGATGCCGAAGGGACGAAGTTTTCAAAAAGGCTTTGAGCTCCAGATCTACGAGGATGACCTAGATAGACTGGATCAT aTGGACGACTCTGAGGGAACTGTCAGACAAATTGGAGCTTTCTCCGAGGGAATCCAGAACCTGAcg AGCATGTTGAAAGAAGACGAATTTTTCAAGGAGATGTCGAACTCCCCCAACCTCAGCGTGACAGATGACGACTCCACTGCATGA
- the ppfibp1b gene encoding liprin-beta-1b isoform X3, giving the protein MMADASDMLAAALEQMDGIIAGSKALDYSNGLFDCQSPSSPFMGNLRALHLLEDLRGILELLDNDGRNSLRCQIPDSTAESLVEWLQGRLSNGHLSMGGGDHYQERLTRLESDKESLVLQVSVLTDQVDAQGEKIRDLDFCLDEHREKLNTTEEMLQQELMCRTALETQKLELVSELSNLKLKLNSFQTERLEFDERFRDSEDLIVEMNELRYRLTELESEKQQYEKKLKTTKEEIVILRRELEGKDGEMGTLKDETGFKAMALSSADPTERDVEVQRMKKAVESLMVANEQKDHKIEDLKQSLMRYKKVQDMVMSVQGKKDNPNDNEHAESPTDVSTSCLSSNQVYVDKNVLTDAEEQRKIADELEILNGLCDDVSTTSSPSDPEQVTESAPSDIHSSQHTSKSVSHELVERSKNEKNTCEDIIQIGEKPPLSSPAASLMTTEDDSFGSKKARSSFGKGFFKLRGGKKTGSSQNLDRSRSASAPMLAETERQGTDHLDLAGLPQRSANSDSTHTLPTTPEGKKKSKGIKKLFGKLKRSQSTTFNLDDNPPVGDFKRGGVRATAGPRLGWSRDFQRVNNDVDAPFARWPKDQVCDWLQEQGLGLYVNMARVWISSGQTLLQASQQDLERELGIKHPLHRKKLQLALQALGSEEEDNKGKLDYNWVTRWLDDIGLPQYKTQFDEGRVDGRMLHYMTVDDLLSMKVGSVLHHLSIKRAIQVLRLNNYEPNCLRRRPSDENNISPAEISQWTNHRVMEWLRSADLAEYAPNLRGSGVHGGLMVLEPRFNVETMALLLNIPPNKTLLRRHLATHFNLLIGSEAQQLKQECLENPDYTLLTATTKVKPRKLSFGNFGSLRKKRQEESEEYVCPMDVEMPKGRSFQKGFELQIYEDDLDRLDHMDDSEGTVRQIGAFSEGIQNLTSMLKEDEFFKEMSNSPNLSVTDDDSTA; this is encoded by the exons ATGATGGCGGATGCCAGCGACATGTTGGCAGCTGCTCTTGAGCAGATGGATGGCATTATAGCAG GATCCAAGGCTCTTGACTACTCCAATGGGTTGTTTGACTGTCAGTCGCCCAGCTCTCCTTTCATGGGCAATTTACGGGCTCTTCACCTTTTGGAAGACCTAAGAGGCATTCTGGAGCTGCTGGACAATGATGGACGGAACAGTCTTCGCTGCCAGATCCCTGACTCCACAGCTGAAAGTCTGGTCGAGTGGCTCCAGGGTCGCCTG TCCAACGGGCACCTCTCGATGGGAGGTGGTGACCACTACCAGGAGAGGCTTACCCGACTTGAGAGTGATAAGGAGTCCCTGGTGCTTCAG GTGAGTGTGCTAACAGACCAGGTGGACGCTCAAGGAGAAAAGATTCGGGACCTCGACTTTTGTTTGGATGAGCACAGGGAGAAGCTCAACACAACTGAGGAGATGCTACAGCAG GAACTTATGTGCCGAACAGCCCTCGAGACCCAAAAGCTGGAGCTTGTATCTGAATTGTCCAACCTAAAGTTAAAACTGAATTCCTTCCAGACAGAGAGACTGGAGTTTGATGAACGATTTCGGGACAGTGAG GATTTAATTGTGGAGATGAATGAATTGCGGTATAGATTGACAGAGCTGGAGAGTGAAAAGCAACAGTATGAAAAGAAACTTAAAACAACAAAG GAGGAGATCGTCATACTGAGAAGGGAGCTGGAGGGCAAAGATGGAGAGATGGGCACACTGAAAGATGAGACGGGCTTCAAAGCCATGGCCTTAAGCAGTGCAGATCCTACAGAGAGAG ATGTGGAAGTACAGCGAATGAAGAAGGCAGTTGAATCGTTGATGGTGGCCAATGAACAGAAG GACCATAAGATTGAGGACCTGAAGCAGTCACTGATGAGATACAAGAAAGTTCAGGACATGGTGATGTCAGtacaaggaaaaaaag ATAATCCTAATGATAATGAGCATGCAGAGTCTCCTACTGATGTTTCCACTTCCTGCTTGTCATCAAACCAAGTGTATGTAGACAAAAATGTGCTTACAGATGCTGAAGAGCAAAGGAAGATTGCAGATGAG CTGGAGATCCTTAATGGGCTGTGTGACGATGTTTCAACCACATCCAGCCCTTCTGATCCTGAACAAGTCACAGAATCTGCACCTTCAGATATACATAG CAGTCAACATACAAGCAAGTCTGTCAGCCATGAGCTAGTAGAAAGGAGCAAAAATGAGAAG AATACATGTGAGGACATCATTCAAATAGGTGAGAAGCCACCATTGAGTTCCCCGGCAGCCTCCCTCATGACCACAGAAGACGACAGCTTTGGCTCCAAAAAGGCCCGCTCATCTTTCGGGAAGGGCTTCTTCAAGCTGCGCGGTGGCAAGAAGACCGGAAGCTCCCAGAATCTTG ACCGCAGCCGCAGTGCAAGTGCGCCTATGCTAG CTGAGACCGAACGCCAAGGCACTGATCACTTAGATCTGGCCGGGCTGCCTCAGAGGTCGGCCAACAGCGACAGCACTCACACACTCCCCACCACCCCAGAGGGCAAGAAGAAGTCTAAAGGAATTAAGAAACTATTTGGCAA GCTTAAGAGAAGCCAGTCCACAACATTTAACCTTGATGACAACCCCCCAGTTGGAGattttaaaagggggggggTGCGAGCCACAGCTGGACCCAGACTAGGTTGGTCTCGGGATTTCCAGCGAGTCAACAA TGACGTGGACGCTCCCTTCGCACGCTGGCCGAAGGACCAGGTGTGTGACTGGCTGCAAGAGCAAGGTCTTGGTCTTTACGTGAACATGGCACGTGTGTGGATCTCTTCTGGACAGACATTGCTTCAGGCCTCCCAACAGGACCTGGAGAGG GAGCTGGGCATCAAACATCCGCTGCACCGGaagaagctgcagctggctcTGCAGGCTCTTGGCTCAGAGGAAGAGGACAACAAGGGAAAGCTGGACTACAACTGGGTGACCA GGTGGCTAGACGACATCGGGCTGCCACAGTATAAGACCCAGTTTGATGAGGGACGTGTCGATGGTCGCATGCTGCACTACATGACTGTG GATGACCTGCTTTCCATGAAGGTGGGGAGCGTCCTGCACCACCTCAGTATCAAGAGAGCCATCCAAGTGCTGCGACTCAACAACTATGAGCCCAACTGCTTGCGACGCAGACCATCTGATGAG AACAATATTTCCCCTGCTGAGATTTCCCAGTGGACCAACCACAGGGTCATGGAGTGGCTGCGCTCTGCAGATCTGGCTGAATATGCTCCCAACCTGAGAGGTAGCGGTGTGCACGGAGGCTTGATG GTTTTGGAGCCAAGGTTTAACGTGGAGACCATGGCACTGTTGTTGAACATCCCTCCCAACAAGACGCTGCTGCGTCGCCACTTGGCCACGCATTTCAACCTGCTTATCGGTTCAGAAGCCCAGCAGCTCAAACAAGAGTGCCTGGAAAACCCAGACTATACTCTGCTGACTGCCACCACCAAGGTCAAG cccaggaaaCTGTCGTTCGGTAACTTCGGCAGTCTGAGGAAGAAAAGACAGGAGGAGAGCGAGGAGTATGTGTGTCCTATGGACGTGGAGATGCCGAAGGGACGAAGTTTTCAAAAAGGCTTTGAGCTCCAGATCTACGAGGATGACCTAGATAGACTGGATCAT aTGGACGACTCTGAGGGAACTGTCAGACAAATTGGAGCTTTCTCCGAGGGAATCCAGAACCTGAcg AGCATGTTGAAAGAAGACGAATTTTTCAAGGAGATGTCGAACTCCCCCAACCTCAGCGTGACAGATGACGACTCCACTGCATGA
- the ppfibp1b gene encoding liprin-beta-1b isoform X4 — MAKLSSQKIKMGQMQYEKQRKEHKLQALKEEIVILRRELEGKDGEMGTLKDETGFKAMALSSADPTERDETLRKRLKEKHVEVQRMKKAVESLMVANEQKDHKIEDLKQSLMRYKKVQDMVMSVQGKKDNPNDNEHAESPTDVSTSCLSSNQVYVDKNVLTDAEEQRKIADELEILNGLCDDVSTTSSPSDPEQVTESAPSDIHSSQHTSKSVSHELVERSKNEKNTCEDIIQIGEKPPLSSPAASLMTTEDDSFGSKKARSSFGKGFFKLRGGKKTGSSQNLDRSRSASAPMLAETERQGTDHLDLAGLPQRSANSDSTHTLPTTPEGKKKSKGIKKLFGKLKRSQSTTFNLDDNPPVGDFKRGGVRATAGPRLGWSRDFQRVNNDVDAPFARWPKDQVCDWLQEQGLGLYVNMARVWISSGQTLLQASQQDLERELGIKHPLHRKKLQLALQALGSEEEDNKGKLDYNWVTRWLDDIGLPQYKTQFDEGRVDGRMLHYMTVDDLLSMKVGSVLHHLSIKRAIQVLRLNNYEPNCLRRRPSDENNISPAEISQWTNHRVMEWLRSADLAEYAPNLRGSGVHGGLMVLEPRFNVETMALLLNIPPNKTLLRRHLATHFNLLIGSEAQQLKQECLENPDYTLLTATTKVKPRKLSFGNFGSLRKKRQEESEEYVCPMDVEMPKGRSFQKGFELQIYEDDLDRLDHMDDSEGTVRQIGAFSEGIQNLTSMLKEDEFFKEMSNSPNLSVTDDDSTA, encoded by the exons ATGGCCAAGCTTTCTAGCCAGAAAATCAAAATGGGCCAGATGCAGTATGAGAAACAGAGGAAGGAGCACAAACTGCAGGCTCTGAAG GAGGAGATCGTCATACTGAGAAGGGAGCTGGAGGGCAAAGATGGAGAGATGGGCACACTGAAAGATGAGACGGGCTTCAAAGCCATGGCCTTAAGCAGTGCAGATCCTACAGAGAGAG ATGAAACTCTTAGAAAGAGGCTGAAAGAAAAAC ATGTGGAAGTACAGCGAATGAAGAAGGCAGTTGAATCGTTGATGGTGGCCAATGAACAGAAG GACCATAAGATTGAGGACCTGAAGCAGTCACTGATGAGATACAAGAAAGTTCAGGACATGGTGATGTCAGtacaaggaaaaaaag ATAATCCTAATGATAATGAGCATGCAGAGTCTCCTACTGATGTTTCCACTTCCTGCTTGTCATCAAACCAAGTGTATGTAGACAAAAATGTGCTTACAGATGCTGAAGAGCAAAGGAAGATTGCAGATGAG CTGGAGATCCTTAATGGGCTGTGTGACGATGTTTCAACCACATCCAGCCCTTCTGATCCTGAACAAGTCACAGAATCTGCACCTTCAGATATACATAG CAGTCAACATACAAGCAAGTCTGTCAGCCATGAGCTAGTAGAAAGGAGCAAAAATGAGAAG AATACATGTGAGGACATCATTCAAATAGGTGAGAAGCCACCATTGAGTTCCCCGGCAGCCTCCCTCATGACCACAGAAGACGACAGCTTTGGCTCCAAAAAGGCCCGCTCATCTTTCGGGAAGGGCTTCTTCAAGCTGCGCGGTGGCAAGAAGACCGGAAGCTCCCAGAATCTTG ACCGCAGCCGCAGTGCAAGTGCGCCTATGCTAG CTGAGACCGAACGCCAAGGCACTGATCACTTAGATCTGGCCGGGCTGCCTCAGAGGTCGGCCAACAGCGACAGCACTCACACACTCCCCACCACCCCAGAGGGCAAGAAGAAGTCTAAAGGAATTAAGAAACTATTTGGCAA GCTTAAGAGAAGCCAGTCCACAACATTTAACCTTGATGACAACCCCCCAGTTGGAGattttaaaagggggggggTGCGAGCCACAGCTGGACCCAGACTAGGTTGGTCTCGGGATTTCCAGCGAGTCAACAA TGACGTGGACGCTCCCTTCGCACGCTGGCCGAAGGACCAGGTGTGTGACTGGCTGCAAGAGCAAGGTCTTGGTCTTTACGTGAACATGGCACGTGTGTGGATCTCTTCTGGACAGACATTGCTTCAGGCCTCCCAACAGGACCTGGAGAGG GAGCTGGGCATCAAACATCCGCTGCACCGGaagaagctgcagctggctcTGCAGGCTCTTGGCTCAGAGGAAGAGGACAACAAGGGAAAGCTGGACTACAACTGGGTGACCA GGTGGCTAGACGACATCGGGCTGCCACAGTATAAGACCCAGTTTGATGAGGGACGTGTCGATGGTCGCATGCTGCACTACATGACTGTG GATGACCTGCTTTCCATGAAGGTGGGGAGCGTCCTGCACCACCTCAGTATCAAGAGAGCCATCCAAGTGCTGCGACTCAACAACTATGAGCCCAACTGCTTGCGACGCAGACCATCTGATGAG AACAATATTTCCCCTGCTGAGATTTCCCAGTGGACCAACCACAGGGTCATGGAGTGGCTGCGCTCTGCAGATCTGGCTGAATATGCTCCCAACCTGAGAGGTAGCGGTGTGCACGGAGGCTTGATG GTTTTGGAGCCAAGGTTTAACGTGGAGACCATGGCACTGTTGTTGAACATCCCTCCCAACAAGACGCTGCTGCGTCGCCACTTGGCCACGCATTTCAACCTGCTTATCGGTTCAGAAGCCCAGCAGCTCAAACAAGAGTGCCTGGAAAACCCAGACTATACTCTGCTGACTGCCACCACCAAGGTCAAG cccaggaaaCTGTCGTTCGGTAACTTCGGCAGTCTGAGGAAGAAAAGACAGGAGGAGAGCGAGGAGTATGTGTGTCCTATGGACGTGGAGATGCCGAAGGGACGAAGTTTTCAAAAAGGCTTTGAGCTCCAGATCTACGAGGATGACCTAGATAGACTGGATCAT aTGGACGACTCTGAGGGAACTGTCAGACAAATTGGAGCTTTCTCCGAGGGAATCCAGAACCTGAcg AGCATGTTGAAAGAAGACGAATTTTTCAAGGAGATGTCGAACTCCCCCAACCTCAGCGTGACAGATGACGACTCCACTGCATGA